One genomic region from Pyrobaculum islandicum DSM 4184 encodes:
- the tenA gene encoding thiaminase II: MATEKLRAWADPIWQEIFRHPFVVEVYRGSLPMDKFRYYLLQDYNYLVNFTKALSLAAARAPSVELMKTALELAYGTVTGEMANYEALLREAGLTLKDAEGAEPNFVNVSYMSYLLSVCSLEGFYQCMAALLPCFWSYAEIAQRHRDALERNPVPLYRRWASVYLTPEYNALVEKLRALLDSSGAPPEALWPYFRQASIYELKFWQAAYEGH; the protein is encoded by the coding sequence ATGGCAACGGAAAAACTCCGGGCCTGGGCAGACCCCATCTGGCAGGAGATCTTCCGCCACCCCTTCGTCGTAGAGGTTTACCGCGGCTCTCTCCCCATGGACAAGTTCAGATACTACCTACTACAGGACTACAACTACCTCGTCAACTTCACCAAGGCCCTCTCCCTAGCCGCCGCCAGAGCCCCCAGCGTGGAGCTTATGAAGACGGCGCTGGAGCTGGCCTACGGGACTGTCACGGGCGAGATGGCCAACTACGAGGCCCTCCTGAGGGAGGCCGGCCTCACGCTGAAAGACGCCGAGGGGGCCGAGCCCAACTTCGTAAACGTGAGCTACATGTCCTACCTCCTCTCCGTCTGCTCTCTGGAGGGCTTTTATCAGTGTATGGCGGCCCTCCTCCCCTGCTTCTGGAGCTATGCCGAGATAGCCCAGAGACACAGAGACGCGCTGGAGAGAAACCCGGTGCCGCTGTATAGGAGGTGGGCCTCGGTCTACCTAACGCCGGAGTACAACGCCCTTGTGGAGAAGCTACGCGCCCTGCTGGACAGCTCCGGCGCGCCGCCGGAGGCCCTCTGGCCCTACTTCAGACAGGCGTCGATATACGAGCTCAAGTTCTGGCAAGCCGCCTATGAGGGTCATTGA
- a CDS encoding TenA family transcriptional regulator produces MRVIETLRRELESLNREILAAAKPSHEALRRFVANQLYIVPHDLKALSAAMAKAREPDEYRLVKMLIDGDWEALKALWDLAAELGVEFSWDLLDPTAVAYTHFLSWLALNGTMGDLAVAAAVNLPVWGQNCAAFAAWARRNGVRNTRFMDLFAGPYTELEELAEGVAQRHLDWPRYRFIAKAIQRYELDFWRAISY; encoded by the coding sequence ATGAGGGTCATTGAGACGCTGAGGCGGGAGCTCGAGTCTCTAAACAGGGAGATACTAGCCGCCGCCAAGCCGAGCCACGAGGCGCTGAGGCGTTTCGTCGCCAACCAACTCTACATAGTCCCCCACGACCTGAAGGCCCTCTCAGCCGCCATGGCCAAGGCCAGAGAACCAGACGAGTATAGACTAGTCAAGATGCTCATAGACGGCGACTGGGAAGCCCTAAAGGCCCTCTGGGATCTCGCCGCAGAGCTCGGCGTGGAGTTCTCCTGGGACCTGCTCGACCCCACCGCCGTGGCCTACACCCACTTCCTCTCCTGGCTGGCGCTAAACGGCACCATGGGAGACCTAGCCGTAGCCGCCGCCGTAAACCTCCCAGTCTGGGGCCAGAACTGCGCCGCCTTCGCCGCGTGGGCGAGGCGAAACGGCGTGAGAAACACCAGGTTCATGGACCTCTTCGCCGGCCCCTACACAGAGCTGGAGGAGCTAGCCGAGGGAGTGGCACAGCGCCACCTCGACTGGCCAAGATACCGCTTCATAGCAAAGGCGATCCAGAGATACGAACTAGACTTCTGGAGGGCGATAAGTTATTAA
- a CDS encoding PD-(D/E)XK nuclease family protein: protein MYVVEEVRRVLLEHPEIIAEALEARPEVLYRALAKLMPWQNLATKEDVRSLREEIQRIEEKMATKDDLKHLATKDDVSRLEERLEETRREMATKEEVKALEAKMATKEDLKAFATKEDLKTLEARVATKDDLKALATREELRALEERVATREDVRRLEEQLGEVRKVMATRDDLKAFATKEDVRRLGEQLEEVRKVMTTKDELVAFEKRLMAYVNALGARWGVVSEDVYREGVRELLRDVGYTVERWVYYDGEGYVYGYPAEVELDVVAKDGKTIAVELTAALKRGDLQYIKKKAELYQRTAGRPLDRVIVVTPFIHDRNPDLVRAKAKEYGIDIVAPGDL, encoded by the coding sequence ATATACGTGGTAGAAGAGGTTAGGAGGGTTTTGCTTGAGCATCCTGAGATTATTGCGGAGGCTCTTGAGGCTAGGCCTGAGGTTCTCTACAGGGCACTTGCCAAGCTTATGCCGTGGCAAAACCTAGCCACCAAAGAGGACGTGAGATCGCTGAGAGAGGAGATCCAGAGGATAGAGGAGAAGATGGCCACCAAAGATGACCTAAAACACTTGGCAACTAAAGACGACGTCAGTAGGCTTGAGGAGCGGCTTGAGGAGACGAGGAGAGAGATGGCTACGAAGGAGGAGGTTAAGGCTCTTGAGGCCAAAATGGCCACCAAGGAAGATCTAAAGGCCTTCGCCACTAAAGAGGATCTAAAGACTCTTGAGGCTAGAGTGGCGACGAAGGACGATCTAAAAGCTCTCGCCACGAGAGAGGAGCTGAGGGCTCTCGAGGAGAGGGTGGCCACCAGAGAAGACGTGAGAAGACTTGAGGAGCAACTGGGAGAGGTGAGAAAAGTCATGGCTACCAGGGACGATCTCAAGGCCTTTGCCACAAAGGAGGACGTTAGGAGGCTTGGAGAGCAGTTGGAGGAGGTGAGAAAAGTTATGACTACGAAGGATGAACTTGTGGCGTTTGAAAAACGCCTCATGGCGTATGTCAACGCGCTGGGGGCTAGATGGGGGGTAGTTAGCGAGGATGTATATAGAGAGGGGGTGAGGGAGCTTCTGCGGGACGTGGGATACACGGTGGAGCGGTGGGTCTACTACGACGGAGAGGGCTACGTCTACGGCTACCCGGCGGAGGTGGAGCTAGACGTCGTGGCTAAAGACGGCAAAACAATAGCCGTAGAGCTCACAGCCGCCCTCAAGAGGGGAGACCTCCAGTACATCAAAAAGAAGGCCGAGCTCTACCAGCGGACAGCCGGCAGGCCGCTGGACAGAGTGATAGTGGTGACGCCGTTTATACACGACAGAAACCCAGACCTGGTCAGAGCCAAGGCAAAGGAGTACGGCATAGACATCGTAGCCCCCGGAGACCTCTAG
- a CDS encoding PD-(D/E)XK nuclease family protein — MSIAEEVRRVLLEHPEIIAEALEARPEVLYRALAKLMPWQNLATKEDVRSLREEIQRIEEKMATKDDLKHLATKDDVSRLEERLEETRREMATKEEVKALEAKMATKEDLKAFATKEDLKTLEARVATKDDLKALATREELRALEERVATREDVRRLEEQLGEVRKVMATRDDLKAFATKEDVRRLGEQLEEVRKVMTTKEDLKGLATKEELKALEERMATKRDVEELWRAINRLERKLDALGARWGVISEEAFREGMRAMLREAGWSVSKEILYDREGYVYGTPSEVDYDVVVRDGRLIIVEITSSLKRSDLPTIVKKRELYERARGAKVAAVYIVTPYIDDRYPERVKAMAKDLGLEVVYPTPPQE, encoded by the coding sequence GTGAGTATTGCAGAAGAGGTTAGGAGGGTTTTGCTTGAGCATCCTGAGATTATTGCGGAGGCTCTTGAGGCTAGGCCTGAGGTTCTCTACAGGGCACTTGCCAAGCTTATGCCGTGGCAAAACCTAGCCACCAAAGAGGACGTGAGATCGCTGAGAGAGGAGATCCAGAGGATAGAGGAGAAGATGGCCACCAAAGATGACCTAAAACACTTGGCAACTAAAGACGACGTCAGTAGGCTTGAGGAGCGGCTTGAGGAGACGAGGAGAGAGATGGCTACGAAGGAGGAGGTTAAGGCTCTTGAGGCCAAAATGGCCACCAAGGAAGATCTAAAGGCCTTCGCCACTAAAGAGGATCTAAAGACTCTTGAGGCTAGAGTGGCGACGAAGGACGATCTAAAAGCTCTCGCCACGAGAGAGGAGCTGAGGGCTCTCGAGGAGAGGGTGGCCACCAGAGAAGACGTGAGAAGACTTGAGGAGCAACTGGGAGAGGTGAGAAAAGTCATGGCTACCAGGGACGATCTCAAGGCCTTTGCCACAAAGGAGGACGTTAGGAGGCTTGGAGAGCAGTTGGAGGAGGTGAGAAAAGTTATGACTACGAAGGAGGATCTTAAGGGCCTCGCCACTAAGGAGGAGCTCAAGGCGCTTGAGGAGAGGATGGCCACAAAGAGGGACGTGGAGGAGCTGTGGAGGGCTATCAACAGGCTGGAGAGGAAGTTGGACGCGCTGGGGGCCAGGTGGGGGGTAATCAGCGAGGAGGCGTTTAGGGAGGGCATGAGGGCTATGTTGAGGGAGGCCGGGTGGTCCGTGTCTAAGGAGATCCTCTACGACAGGGAGGGCTACGTATACGGCACCCCCTCCGAGGTGGACTACGACGTGGTGGTCAGAGACGGGAGGCTGATAATCGTCGAGATCACGTCCTCGCTGAAGCGGAGCGACCTGCCCACCATAGTGAAGAAGAGGGAGCTCTACGAGAGGGCCAGAGGGGCCAAGGTAGCCGCCGTCTACATAGTCACCCCCTACATAGACGACAGATACCCCGAGCGGGTAAAGGCCATGGCCAAAGACCTAGGGCTGGAGGTAGTCTACCCAACCCCACCCCAGGAGTAG
- a CDS encoding transposase has product MQRLAEVLAEYGIRLYAADERNTSKTCSVCGEVHEDGRVYRGLYVCKKFNIVLNAVGNIAAKLGHKTPTPRKIETYCPTSNGLTPGNGRDPHSVDPA; this is encoded by the coding sequence GTGCAGAGGCTGGCCGAAGTATTGGCAGAGTACGGGATAAGGCTGTACGCCGCCGACGAGCGCAATACGTCTAAGACGTGCTCTGTCTGCGGCGAGGTGCACGAAGACGGCAGAGTGTATAGAGGGCTGTATGTCTGCAAGAAGTTCAACATCGTGCTAAACGCCGTGGGAAACATAGCCGCGAAGCTCGGCCACAAGACGCCGACGCCGAGGAAGATAGAAACATATTGTCCGACGTCAAACGGATTAACCCCGGGCAACGGCCGAGACCCCCACAGTGTGGACCCCGCATGA
- a CDS encoding aspartyl protease family protein, with product MKVRVKIFNPVEPGTSLEVEALVDTGAIYNVVGRDLLERLGVKPLEKTRFRVFGGVVEREVGVELIGRRRTAVVVFGETGDPVVLGVTALEALGLTSLGGF from the coding sequence GTGAAGGTTCGGGTTAAGATTTTCAACCCGGTCGAGCCTGGCACTTCTCTAGAGGTAGAGGCTCTGGTTGATACGGGAGCTATCTACAACGTGGTGGGGAGGGATTTGCTTGAGCGTCTTGGGGTGAAGCCGCTTGAGAAGACGAGGTTTAGAGTTTTCGGCGGCGTTGTGGAGAGGGAGGTGGGTGTGGAGCTGATAGGGAGGAGGAGGACGGCGGTGGTGGTCTTCGGCGAGACGGGGGATCCTGTGGTGTTGGGCGTGACGGCTCTTGAGGCCTTGGGGTTGACGTCGTTAGGGGGGTTCTGA
- a CDS encoding TorD/DmsD family molecular chaperone: protein MRQVSSAGMYFFLGRLILKELEPSELPLVEKVAAELPEPYRSAMLGELKKEDAYLRLRVDYTKTFIQYVHPYESVFRDPSGLLCTDISSEVMRFYRKMGYEPDLREARVRCGDHLGLELAFVGILLEGGKTAEALQFLEQHLLKWGPLAGIAIRETASTPFYSAVGDLVVKFLLEDYENLR from the coding sequence ATGAGACAAGTGTCTAGTGCTGGGATGTATTTCTTCTTAGGCAGATTAATTCTCAAGGAGCTTGAGCCGAGCGAGTTACCCCTGGTGGAGAAAGTCGCCGCCGAGCTTCCAGAGCCCTATAGAAGCGCTATGTTAGGCGAGTTGAAAAAAGAGGACGCTTACCTCAGGCTGAGGGTGGATTATACCAAGACCTTTATCCAGTATGTCCACCCCTACGAGTCTGTCTTTAGAGACCCCTCTGGTTTGCTCTGTACAGATATATCAAGTGAGGTGATGAGGTTCTATAGGAAGATGGGCTACGAGCCCGACCTCAGGGAGGCTAGGGTGAGATGTGGAGATCACCTAGGCCTAGAGCTGGCCTTCGTTGGAATACTCCTGGAGGGGGGTAAGACGGCTGAAGCCCTCCAGTTTCTAGAACAGCACCTACTTAAGTGGGGGCCTCTCGCCGGGATCGCCATTAGAGAGACCGCCTCTACCCCCTTCTACTCGGCGGTGGGAGATCTCGTCGTGAAGTTCCTACTTGAGGACTATGAAAATCTACGCTGA
- a CDS encoding 4Fe-4S dicluster domain-containing protein — MKIYADFGRCVRSFWTSASCRKCVDACPAGALYVDGRWVKAEPSLCVGCGVCMSACPTGVFTAQLGPYISCREGGVCINGLRAEDYVKLVEKYGEITVDARCDDCSLRGRGLEELEKAIKAGLKIRVIRGRGGDIGRRMLLRRGLAKLAGGDNLLEVKRGPPRRISYDREKAVELGLVNPRRPVIDMEKCTACFLCAGVCPTQAIEVDEDEVMLKVDSYKCAECGLCAEACPEGAIKLVEGGEPVETYLFEVEQCPNCGTVYPKKRGVCPVCGVGRELIREVYGV; from the coding sequence ATGAAAATCTACGCTGACTTCGGCAGGTGCGTCAGGAGCTTCTGGACAAGTGCAAGCTGTAGAAAATGCGTCGATGCGTGTCCCGCGGGCGCGCTCTACGTCGACGGGAGGTGGGTAAAGGCCGAGCCAAGCCTCTGTGTTGGCTGTGGCGTCTGCATGTCTGCATGTCCCACCGGCGTCTTCACAGCCCAGCTGGGGCCATATATCAGCTGTAGAGAGGGCGGCGTCTGTATAAACGGCCTAAGGGCGGAGGACTACGTGAAGCTGGTGGAGAAATACGGCGAGATTACGGTAGACGCCAGATGCGACGACTGTAGCCTCAGGGGTAGGGGGCTAGAGGAGCTGGAGAAGGCAATCAAGGCGGGTCTAAAAATTAGGGTTATCAGAGGCCGCGGCGGCGACATAGGCAGAAGGATGCTCCTCCGGAGGGGCCTCGCCAAGCTCGCCGGCGGCGATAATCTACTTGAGGTGAAGAGGGGCCCGCCCCGGCGTATCTCTTACGACAGAGAGAAGGCGGTGGAGCTAGGCCTGGTCAACCCCAGGAGGCCAGTTATCGACATGGAGAAATGCACAGCCTGCTTCCTATGCGCCGGCGTGTGTCCAACTCAAGCCATTGAGGTAGACGAGGACGAAGTTATGCTAAAAGTAGATAGCTACAAATGCGCGGAGTGCGGCCTCTGCGCCGAGGCTTGTCCAGAAGGCGCGATCAAGCTCGTGGAGGGGGGAGAGCCCGTGGAGACCTACCTATTCGAAGTGGAGCAGTGCCCCAACTGCGGTACGGTGTATCCCAAGAAGAGGGGCGTGTGTCCTGTGTGTGGAGTTGGGAGAGAACTGATTAGGGAAGTGTATGGAGTGTAG
- a CDS encoding tetratricopeptide repeat protein, which produces MECSYWPRPVDREVLADLEQRRPGALLGPRRSGVSTTAKRLANIAGVEVGEDLKCGSYAVVEVSLAEVERAVECGAFAVATGPLAEVMEVAGRVGAYIMPPMSKAELLEFLATFGQTTDPDVAEDLIYVTGGYPEALCAALEKLNYPGKITKRHIEELGLKPRWFLEAVESFGPDFIKGAILGYLSEEELKQLGIRPGVWFEKRGDIYVLRLPWLQFFAVKYDPELAKGLLEEALKIVNDPVRRLYYEALLWRLGVDKYLEDSAKYVDALFQAPPQLAADLAIYFLESRAGGRRAEAKAILALSEAMRYLEFTTADVVYLARRAAALAPAEEAYRALYNLGALLLGRGKYREAESVLSIVEDLLFKLEGEDWIRAKRVLHLLLAYREALLGNWKEVKRLLEEEYAALRLERSFEDVVKLNLGWAYIMLGEFKAAREILRKYKSFQTAALFFLTSKKAAAVREYARKAGADVIATLAGLAAGLDVRGELEKLDIRPELKTLLKLLAEGAEPKALASVASRIDPMDKLTLFYHAVEAYLLLRWGAARREEVLEFYERLKNAVGQAGIPGAARFMKPELPSLARLAVFFL; this is translated from the coding sequence ATGGAGTGTAGCTACTGGCCCAGGCCCGTTGACCGGGAGGTGCTGGCAGATCTAGAGCAGAGGAGGCCCGGCGCGTTGTTAGGGCCGAGGAGATCCGGCGTTTCTACAACGGCAAAGAGACTAGCTAATATCGCAGGGGTGGAAGTTGGCGAGGATTTAAAATGCGGTTCTTACGCTGTCGTAGAAGTCTCTCTTGCAGAGGTTGAGAGGGCCGTCGAGTGTGGCGCTTTTGCAGTAGCCACAGGGCCGCTTGCAGAGGTGATGGAGGTGGCTGGGAGGGTTGGGGCCTACATTATGCCGCCGATGAGCAAGGCGGAACTGCTGGAGTTTCTCGCAACGTTCGGCCAAACGACTGACCCAGACGTCGCCGAAGACTTGATATACGTCACAGGCGGCTACCCCGAGGCCCTTTGCGCCGCCCTCGAGAAGTTGAACTACCCTGGGAAAATTACAAAAAGACACATTGAAGAGCTGGGCTTGAAGCCGCGGTGGTTCTTAGAAGCTGTGGAGTCCTTCGGGCCCGACTTTATAAAGGGCGCAATCCTCGGCTACCTCTCGGAGGAGGAGCTAAAGCAACTCGGCATTAGGCCGGGAGTGTGGTTCGAGAAGCGGGGAGACATATATGTACTTAGGTTGCCGTGGCTTCAGTTTTTTGCCGTGAAGTACGACCCGGAGCTGGCCAAGGGGCTTCTAGAGGAGGCGCTGAAGATCGTCAACGACCCCGTCCGCCGGCTCTACTACGAGGCGTTGCTCTGGAGGCTGGGGGTCGATAAATACTTGGAAGACAGTGCAAAATACGTTGACGCCCTCTTCCAAGCCCCACCGCAACTGGCGGCTGACCTAGCTATTTACTTTCTAGAAAGTCGGGCCGGCGGGAGGAGAGCTGAGGCGAAGGCGATTCTAGCCCTAAGCGAGGCTATGCGGTATTTAGAATTCACCACAGCCGACGTCGTATATCTCGCCAGAAGGGCCGCCGCATTGGCGCCGGCGGAGGAGGCCTACCGCGCCCTCTATAACCTGGGAGCCCTCCTCCTGGGCCGGGGGAAGTACAGAGAGGCGGAGTCCGTCCTCTCGATAGTTGAGGACCTACTCTTCAAGCTGGAGGGCGAAGACTGGATAAGGGCAAAGAGAGTCCTCCACCTCCTCCTCGCCTATAGAGAGGCTCTGTTAGGCAACTGGAAGGAGGTAAAGCGCCTCCTTGAGGAGGAGTACGCGGCTCTCCGCCTGGAGAGGAGCTTTGAAGACGTGGTGAAGCTAAACCTGGGCTGGGCCTACATCATGCTTGGGGAGTTCAAGGCGGCGCGGGAAATACTGAGGAAGTACAAGAGCTTCCAAACTGCGGCGTTGTTCTTCCTAACGTCGAAGAAGGCCGCTGCAGTTAGGGAGTACGCCAGGAAGGCGGGGGCGGACGTAATCGCAACGCTGGCTGGCCTAGCCGCGGGCTTAGACGTCAGAGGCGAGCTGGAGAAACTAGATATCAGGCCGGAGCTGAAGACGTTGTTGAAGCTGTTGGCCGAGGGGGCGGAGCCGAAGGCGCTCGCCTCTGTAGCCTCTAGGATAGACCCGATGGACAAGCTGACGCTGTTTTACCACGCGGTAGAGGCATATCTCCTCTTGAGATGGGGCGCCGCGAGGAGGGAGGAGGTGCTGGAGTTCTACGAGAGGCTGAAAAACGCAGTTGGCCAAGCCGGAATCCCCGGCGCGGCGCGGTTTATGAAGCCGGAGCTCCCCTCTCTAGCGAGGCTGGCTGTATTCTTTCTTTAG
- a CDS encoding 4Fe-4S dicluster domain-containing protein, with protein sequence MPKLAMATIEDLCMLCWACVAACKQEFDVPLGKWRLFITEYYAGEYPNVVGYILHLPQCNHCENAPCVNSCPTGALRHNPETGIVQLDKDLCIGCRACTRACPYNAVYIDPRTNKADKCTFCEHLVYSGLLPACVAACPTGARIFGDIEDPNSLIGKLYREGRIKPVGKVAEVVKPRLFFAPFGAERPINTDAGAFKKVVTAEASNRALVDTVVDLSTWNPNADPALQPGAHPEWSPEPNALGLWKQYRPTKDPSTAELSNIVRDTRQALVYAAIALLVIAGAGAVWTGLIKPAH encoded by the coding sequence ATGCCTAAACTCGCGATGGCCACGATTGAGGACCTCTGTATGCTATGTTGGGCGTGCGTCGCGGCGTGTAAGCAAGAGTTCGACGTGCCACTTGGAAAATGGAGGCTGTTTATAACGGAGTATTACGCCGGCGAGTATCCAAACGTCGTTGGCTACATACTCCATCTGCCCCAGTGTAACCACTGTGAAAACGCCCCATGCGTCAACTCGTGCCCCACCGGCGCTCTTAGACACAACCCAGAGACGGGCATAGTCCAGCTGGACAAAGACCTCTGCATCGGCTGTAGGGCGTGCACCAGGGCGTGTCCCTACAACGCCGTTTATATAGACCCCCGTACGAACAAGGCAGACAAGTGCACCTTCTGCGAGCACTTGGTCTACTCGGGCCTCCTCCCCGCCTGCGTCGCGGCGTGTCCCACGGGAGCCCGCATATTTGGAGACATCGAAGACCCCAACTCCCTCATTGGGAAGCTCTACAGAGAGGGGAGGATTAAGCCAGTGGGCAAGGTGGCGGAGGTGGTAAAGCCAAGGCTCTTCTTCGCGCCGTTTGGAGCAGAAAGGCCCATAAACACAGACGCCGGCGCGTTTAAGAAAGTGGTCACAGCCGAGGCCAGCAACAGAGCTCTTGTCGACACCGTCGTTGACCTCAGCACTTGGAACCCAAACGCAGACCCTGCGCTACAGCCCGGCGCACACCCCGAGTGGTCTCCTGAGCCAAACGCGCTGGGGCTCTGGAAGCAGTACAGACCGACGAAGGACCCCTCAACTGCGGAGCTGAGCAACATAGTTAGGGATACCCGCCAGGCGTTGGTATACGCGGCCATTGCGCTGTTGGTAATCGCCGGCGCGGGCGCGGTATGGACAGGGCTAATAAAGCCGGCGCACTAG
- a CDS encoding cytochrome b/b6 domain-containing protein, with translation MRPLIKTEGGKEYVLRFKPATQIAHLFLLVGMTISFITGLPMFFKFGEVNIFEGLGVALGLPAPHTSSQLISILHDWVGPILMFIGVLIVLAASDKRAGLREITKFGEALRVFKEVAEYRLGRRKEYPPTPFYHPFQVMWVWGTIIGLLLLGVSGLFLVVEKWFYMQILPPWWRGFMSLLHIFGAFIFFAALPIHFLMAIFPTNWPMLKSQLLAKGYVPIEWWMAHHKAYVEEVKKRGGP, from the coding sequence ATGAGGCCGTTGATAAAGACCGAGGGGGGCAAGGAATACGTCCTTAGGTTTAAGCCCGCTACGCAGATTGCACATTTGTTCCTACTCGTGGGCATGACCATCAGCTTCATAACGGGGCTCCCCATGTTCTTTAAATTCGGCGAGGTCAACATATTCGAGGGACTTGGGGTGGCGCTCGGCCTGCCGGCGCCGCACACCTCCAGCCAGCTGATAAGCATACTCCACGACTGGGTTGGGCCAATACTAATGTTCATAGGAGTGTTAATAGTCCTGGCCGCCTCAGACAAGAGGGCTGGGCTTAGGGAAATCACGAAGTTCGGCGAGGCGCTCCGCGTGTTTAAGGAAGTCGCCGAGTACAGGCTCGGCCGTAGAAAGGAGTATCCGCCTACGCCGTTTTACCACCCGTTCCAAGTTATGTGGGTGTGGGGCACGATCATAGGGTTGCTCCTCCTGGGCGTATCCGGGCTGTTCCTGGTGGTGGAGAAGTGGTTCTATATGCAGATCCTCCCGCCTTGGTGGAGGGGCTTCATGTCGCTGTTGCACATATTCGGCGCATTCATTTTCTTTGCCGCACTCCCCATACACTTCCTCATGGCGATCTTCCCCACCAACTGGCCGATGCTTAAGTCGCAGTTGTTGGCGAAAGGCTATGTGCCGATCGAGTGGTGGATGGCGCACCACAAGGCGTATGTGGAAGAGGTGAAGAAGAGGGGTGGGCCATGA